In one Streptomyces sp. T12 genomic region, the following are encoded:
- a CDS encoding ferredoxin — MKVELEADKCVASGQCVLAAMDVFDQDDDGIAILLDEQPAAEHLDGVREAVAICPAAAIRLVDR; from the coding sequence ATGAAGGTGGAGCTGGAGGCCGACAAGTGCGTCGCGTCCGGACAGTGCGTGCTCGCCGCCATGGACGTGTTCGACCAGGACGACGACGGGATCGCGATCCTGCTCGACGAGCAGCCTGCCGCCGAACACCTCGACGGCGTACGCGAGGCCGTGGCGATCTGCCCCGCCGCCGCGATCCGGCTGGTGGACCGGTGA
- a CDS encoding NAD(P)/FAD-dependent oxidoreductase: MRRIVVVGASAAGLAAAETLRREGYDGTLTLVGDEPLAPYDRPPLSKQLLSGEWEPERLALRTPDDLAGLDLDLRLGVPAAGLQLADRMVELADGSAVPYDGLILATGVRPRRLPGAGGHVLRTLDDAVRLRDRLTPGKRLVVVGAGFLGAEAAAVAWRLGCEVTLLEPAPVPLAHAVGTEVGEVLTRAHLDRGVDLRCGVTVTEVTGDGVRLADGELVEADEVLIAIGSVPNTDWLAAGGLTVGDGVVCDEYCEAARNVYAAGDVARWYNPLFGLPMRIEHRTNAAEQGMAAARNLLHPDARKSFAPVPYFWSDQYDMKIQAYGYLRGHDEVAVVEGELTEGRFVAAYRRGEKVTGALAVGMPPKAIRQWRQAIATGADWDGTVPSHSRAEAVPGGAPAA, from the coding sequence GTGAGGCGCATTGTCGTCGTCGGCGCCTCGGCCGCCGGGCTCGCGGCGGCCGAGACGCTCCGCCGCGAGGGTTACGACGGCACGCTCACCCTGGTGGGCGACGAACCCCTCGCCCCGTACGACCGTCCGCCCCTGTCCAAGCAGCTGCTGTCCGGCGAGTGGGAGCCGGAGCGGCTGGCCCTGCGCACCCCCGACGACCTGGCCGGGCTCGACCTCGATCTGCGCCTCGGCGTGCCGGCGGCCGGTCTGCAACTCGCCGACCGAATGGTGGAGTTGGCCGACGGCTCGGCGGTGCCGTACGACGGTCTGATCCTGGCCACCGGAGTGCGGCCGCGCCGGCTGCCCGGTGCGGGCGGGCATGTGCTGCGCACCCTGGACGACGCGGTGCGGCTGCGGGACCGGCTGACGCCGGGCAAGCGGCTGGTCGTGGTCGGCGCCGGGTTCCTCGGGGCCGAGGCCGCCGCCGTCGCCTGGCGGCTGGGCTGTGAGGTGACGCTTCTCGAGCCCGCCCCGGTGCCGCTGGCTCACGCCGTCGGCACGGAGGTCGGCGAGGTGCTGACGCGCGCCCATCTGGACCGGGGCGTGGACCTGCGCTGCGGCGTCACCGTGACCGAGGTGACCGGGGACGGCGTGCGCCTCGCCGACGGCGAACTGGTCGAGGCGGACGAGGTGTTGATCGCGATCGGCTCCGTGCCCAACACCGACTGGCTCGCCGCCGGCGGGCTCACGGTCGGCGACGGCGTGGTGTGCGACGAGTACTGCGAGGCCGCGCGGAACGTGTACGCCGCCGGAGACGTGGCCCGCTGGTACAACCCGCTCTTCGGGCTGCCCATGCGCATCGAGCACCGCACCAACGCCGCCGAGCAGGGGATGGCCGCGGCCCGCAATCTGCTGCACCCGGACGCCCGCAAGTCCTTCGCGCCGGTGCCGTACTTCTGGTCCGACCAGTACGACATGAAGATCCAGGCGTACGGCTATCTCCGCGGGCACGACGAAGTCGCCGTTGTGGAGGGGGAACTGACGGAGGGCCGGTTCGTGGCCGCCTACCGCAGGGGCGAGAAGGTGACCGGGGCGCTGGCCGTGGGGATGCCGCCGAAGGCGATCCGCCAGTGGCGGCAGGCGATCGCGACGGGCGCGGACTGGGACGGGACCGTGCCGTCCCACTCGCGGGCCGAGGCCGTGCCGGGCGGGGCACCCGCGGCCTGA